A single window of Streptomyces xanthii DNA harbors:
- the dhaK gene encoding dihydroxyacetone kinase subunit DhaK, whose product MRMLINVPETVVADALRGMAAAHPELTVDVENRVILRKDAPVAGKVALVSGGGSGHEPLHGGFVGPGMLSAACPGEVFTSPVPDQMVRAAAAVDSGAGVLFIVKNYTGDVLNFDMAAELAEDEGIQVAKVLVNDDVAVTDSLYTAGRRGTGATLFVEKIAGAAAEEGQPLERVESLARQVNESARSFGVALSACSTPAKGSPTFDLPEGELELGIGIHGEPGRERRGMMTSGEIADFAVHAVLEDLNPTSPVLVLVNGMGATPLLELYGFNAEVQRVLAERGVPVARTLVGNYVTSLDMAGASVTLCHVDEEMLRLWDAPVATAGLRWGR is encoded by the coding sequence ATGAGGATGCTGATCAATGTTCCCGAGACCGTTGTCGCCGACGCCCTGCGCGGCATGGCGGCCGCGCACCCCGAGCTCACCGTGGACGTGGAGAACCGGGTGATCCTGCGCAAGGACGCGCCCGTCGCCGGGAAGGTGGCGCTGGTGTCGGGCGGCGGGTCGGGGCACGAGCCGCTGCACGGCGGGTTCGTCGGGCCGGGGATGCTCAGCGCGGCCTGCCCGGGCGAGGTGTTCACGTCCCCGGTGCCGGATCAGATGGTGCGGGCGGCGGCCGCCGTGGACAGCGGGGCCGGCGTCCTGTTCATCGTGAAGAACTACACCGGTGACGTGCTCAACTTCGACATGGCGGCCGAACTCGCCGAGGACGAGGGCATCCAGGTCGCCAAGGTGCTGGTGAACGACGACGTGGCGGTGACCGACAGCCTGTACACGGCCGGGCGGCGCGGCACCGGCGCCACCCTCTTCGTGGAGAAGATCGCCGGGGCGGCGGCCGAGGAGGGGCAGCCGCTGGAGCGGGTCGAGTCGCTCGCCCGGCAGGTCAACGAGTCGGCGCGCAGCTTCGGCGTCGCGCTGAGCGCGTGCAGCACCCCGGCGAAGGGCTCCCCCACCTTCGATCTCCCGGAGGGCGAGCTGGAGTTGGGCATCGGCATCCACGGGGAGCCGGGGCGTGAGCGGCGCGGAATGATGACCTCCGGGGAGATCGCCGACTTCGCCGTGCACGCGGTCCTCGAGGACCTGAACCCGACGAGTCCGGTGCTGGTGCTGGTGAACGGGATGGGTGCGACGCCGCTCCTGGAGCTGTACGGGTTCAACGCGGAGGTGCAGCGGGTGCTGGCGGAGCGGGGAGTGCCCGTGGCCCGCACCCTGGTCGGCAACTACGTCACGTCCCTGGACATGGCCGGCGCCTCGGTCACCCTCTGCCACGTCGACGAGGAGATGCTGCGGCTGTGGGACGCGCCGGTGGCGACGGCGGGTCTGCGCTGGGGCCGTTGA
- the dhaM gene encoding dihydroxyacetone kinase phosphoryl donor subunit DhaM, with translation MSAAQGKEDKAVGIVLVSHSKKVAESVARLAQGLAGGGTTAPVAAAGGTEDGGLGTSAELIAAAAARVDGGAGVAVLVDLGSAVLTVKALLAEGDELPAATRLVDAPFVEGAVAAVVSASAGADLDAVVAAASEAYAYRKV, from the coding sequence ATGAGCGCGGCGCAGGGCAAGGAGGACAAGGCGGTCGGGATCGTCCTCGTCTCGCACAGCAAGAAGGTCGCGGAGTCGGTGGCGCGGCTCGCGCAGGGCCTGGCGGGCGGCGGTACGACCGCGCCCGTGGCCGCGGCGGGCGGCACGGAGGACGGCGGGCTCGGCACGAGTGCGGAGCTGATCGCGGCGGCCGCGGCGCGGGTGGACGGCGGCGCGGGCGTCGCGGTCCTGGTCGACCTCGGCAGCGCGGTCCTCACGGTGAAGGCGCTGCTCGCCGAGGGCGACGAACTGCCCGCCGCGACCCGGCTGGTGGACGCCCCGTTCGTGGAGGGCGCGGTGGCCGCGGTGGTGTCGGCGTCGGCGGGCGCGGACCTGGACGCCGTGGTGGCGGCGGCGTCGGAGGCGTACGCGTACCGGAAGGTGTGA
- the dhaL gene encoding dihydroxyacetone kinase subunit DhaL, with translation MLDADFFRRWMAATGAAVDREADRLTQLDSPIGDADHGSNLQRGFTAVRAVLDKDAPDSPGAVLALAGRQLISTVGGASGPLYGTLLRRAGKALGDAAEVSEAELAAALRTGVDAVAALGGAAPGDKTMLDALVPAVDALEDGGFAAARSAAEHGAEATTPLQARKGRASYLGERSIGHQDPGATSSALLIAALAETAQAAA, from the coding sequence GTGCTCGACGCCGACTTCTTCCGGCGCTGGATGGCCGCGACCGGCGCGGCGGTGGACCGCGAGGCCGACCGGCTCACGCAGCTCGACTCGCCGATCGGCGACGCCGACCACGGCAGCAATCTGCAGCGCGGCTTCACGGCCGTGCGGGCGGTGCTCGACAAGGACGCGCCGGACTCCCCGGGCGCCGTACTCGCCCTCGCCGGACGGCAGTTGATCTCGACGGTGGGCGGCGCGTCCGGGCCGTTGTACGGGACGCTGCTGCGGCGCGCCGGGAAGGCGCTCGGCGACGCGGCCGAGGTGAGCGAGGCCGAGCTGGCGGCGGCGCTGCGCACCGGGGTGGACGCGGTGGCCGCGCTCGGCGGGGCCGCGCCGGGCGACAAGACGATGCTGGACGCGCTGGTCCCCGCGGTGGACGCGCTGGAGGACGGCGGTTTCGCGGCGGCGCGGTCGGCGGCCGAGCACGGCGCCGAGGCGACGACCCCGCTGCAGGCGCGCAAGGGGCGGGCCAGCTATCTGGGCGAGCGCAGCATCGGGCACCAGGATCCGGGGGCGACGTCCTCGGCGCTGCTCATCGCGGCGCTGGCCGAGACCGCGCAGGCCGCGGCATGA
- a CDS encoding fibronectin type III domain-containing protein, whose protein sequence is MRHLPHAAAVAALVLGLTSCGLFADPEQDGPALTAPAGVTAQAGSATSVHVMWNRPASTADVVQYEVYRDARRVRRLPADRHMADVTGLRPRSRYVFTVRARGTDGELGPASRRVAVTTPAVVAADRTAPTRPAGLTGSVAGGTSVSLAWRASRDDKAVVSYDVYQGTTKIHSVGGGQTRALVTGLRPGTAYAFSVRARDAADNTSPASGTVRLTTRRGKDGASAGTGTAPSGFRASSRAADGGYYVDLAWTPPDTGGEVPAYQVFVDGAQATTVMWGEGTADAAKYSFYIGAEPGERHRVRIRAQLPDGTWGAFSTERTVTTG, encoded by the coding sequence GTGCGACACCTCCCCCACGCGGCAGCCGTCGCCGCGCTCGTCCTGGGCCTCACCTCCTGCGGCCTGTTCGCCGACCCCGAGCAGGACGGCCCCGCGCTCACCGCCCCGGCCGGCGTCACGGCGCAGGCCGGCAGCGCCACGTCCGTGCACGTCATGTGGAACCGGCCGGCGAGCACGGCGGACGTCGTCCAGTACGAGGTGTACCGGGACGCGCGGCGGGTCCGGCGGCTGCCCGCCGACCGGCACATGGCCGACGTCACCGGCCTGCGCCCGCGCTCCCGTTACGTGTTCACCGTGCGGGCCCGGGGCACGGACGGTGAGCTGGGCCCGGCGAGCCGGCGCGTCGCCGTCACGACTCCGGCGGTGGTCGCCGCGGACCGCACCGCGCCGACCCGGCCGGCGGGGCTCACCGGCAGCGTGGCCGGCGGCACGTCCGTCTCCCTCGCCTGGCGGGCCTCCCGCGACGACAAGGCCGTCGTCTCGTACGACGTCTACCAGGGCACCACGAAGATCCACAGCGTCGGCGGTGGACAGACCCGGGCGCTGGTGACGGGGCTGCGGCCGGGCACCGCCTACGCGTTCAGCGTGCGGGCGCGCGACGCGGCCGACAACACCTCACCCGCGAGCGGGACCGTCCGGCTCACGACGCGGCGCGGCAAGGACGGGGCGTCCGCGGGCACCGGCACGGCGCCCTCCGGTTTCCGGGCGAGCAGTCGCGCCGCCGACGGCGGGTACTACGTCGACCTGGCCTGGACTCCCCCGGACACGGGCGGCGAGGTCCCGGCGTACCAGGTGTTCGTGGACGGCGCCCAGGCCACGACCGTCATGTGGGGCGAGGGCACGGCCGACGCGGCGAAGTACAGCTTCTACATCGGCGCGGAGCCGGGCGAGCGGCACCGGGTGCGGATCCGGGCGCAGCTCCCCGACGGCACGTGGGGCGCCTTCTCCACCGAACGGACCGTCACCACCGGCTAG
- a CDS encoding FtsX-like permease family protein translates to MKPLRLVAERPGPGNGSDQVVALNSLTALLTVLLVTVAGLGVLNGVLLDTRERAREMGIHKALGMTPWQTVVAVVVSAALTGLACGALGVPLGMALHHAIVPVMGDSAEIGLPASVLNVYEPTGVVLLVLGGLLIAVLGALLPAVRTARSRTVMALRAE, encoded by the coding sequence TTGAAGCCCCTGCGCCTCGTCGCCGAGCGGCCCGGTCCCGGCAACGGCAGCGATCAAGTCGTCGCCCTCAACTCCCTGACCGCATTGCTCACCGTTCTGCTCGTGACCGTGGCAGGCCTGGGTGTCCTCAACGGCGTCCTTCTCGACACCCGCGAACGAGCTCGCGAGATGGGCATCCACAAGGCACTCGGCATGACGCCGTGGCAGACCGTCGTCGCCGTCGTCGTCTCGGCCGCCCTCACCGGCCTGGCCTGTGGCGCCCTCGGAGTTCCGCTGGGCATGGCCCTGCATCACGCGATCGTGCCGGTCATGGGTGACAGCGCGGAGATCGGCCTGCCCGCCTCGGTCCTGAACGTGTACGAACCGACCGGGGTCGTCCTGCTGGTCCTCGGCGGCCTGCTGATCGCCGTCCTCGGCGCACTGCTGCCGGCTGTCCGGACCGCCAGGTCGAGGACCGTCATGGCTCTGCGCGCCGAGTAG
- a CDS encoding PadR family transcriptional regulator encodes MSLPHAILTALLEKPSSGLELTRRFDRSIGYFWSATHQQIYRELGKLERDGLIRALPAQGPARGQKKQYEVLPEGRAELARWTAASHDPKPLRDTMLLRLRSAAVVGTDGIGTDLRRHLALHRQTLENYLEIQERDFPPEKDSMPDRLQHAVLRAGIDLETFWVGWIEETLRRLDLPEEEREPAPEGL; translated from the coding sequence ATGTCACTGCCGCACGCGATCCTCACGGCCCTCCTGGAGAAGCCGTCGTCGGGCCTCGAACTGACCCGCAGGTTCGACCGGTCCATCGGCTACTTCTGGTCGGCGACCCACCAGCAGATCTACCGCGAGCTGGGAAAGCTGGAACGCGACGGCCTGATCCGCGCCCTGCCCGCCCAGGGCCCGGCCCGCGGCCAGAAGAAGCAGTACGAGGTCCTGCCCGAGGGACGCGCCGAACTCGCCCGCTGGACCGCGGCCTCCCACGACCCCAAACCGCTGCGGGACACGATGCTGCTGCGGCTGCGCTCCGCGGCCGTCGTCGGCACCGACGGGATCGGCACGGACCTGCGGCGCCATCTCGCGCTGCACCGGCAGACCCTGGAGAACTATCTGGAGATCCAGGAGCGGGACTTCCCGCCGGAGAAGGACTCGATGCCGGACCGGCTGCAGCACGCCGTCCTGCGCGCCGGCATCGACCTGGAGACCTTCTGGGTCGGCTGGATCGAGGAGACCCTGCGCCGCCTCGACCTGCCGGAGGAGGAGCGGGAGCCCGCGCCCGAGGGCCTGTGA
- a CDS encoding glycoside hydrolase family 75 protein, producing the protein MRPRLLPLTALCGAALLAPASLAASAAPPPAERAHDSGTTLRVRPVAAPAPAAPFVREGGVRADALRAAVRGCRQISNGRYRTDDGTRADIPVCRTQGAVHWKADLDVDCDGRAGRRCNGRTDPVFQNTTAYQQSDGRPLNAETLPYVVVPAAGELWKPARSGIRAGTVAALVHKDRVVYAVVGDVGPADLIGEASYAAARALGVDPHPVRGGVAASDVTYILFPGRTVRPVESHRAAVRAGHAAARELVSAAAR; encoded by the coding sequence GTGCGTCCTCGCCTCCTGCCGCTCACCGCACTCTGCGGTGCCGCCCTCCTCGCCCCCGCCTCCCTCGCCGCCTCGGCCGCGCCCCCGCCCGCCGAACGCGCGCACGACTCCGGCACCACCCTGCGAGTGCGCCCCGTCGCCGCACCCGCGCCGGCCGCGCCCTTCGTGCGGGAGGGCGGAGTCCGCGCCGACGCCCTGCGGGCCGCGGTGCGCGGCTGCCGGCAGATCTCGAACGGCCGCTACCGCACCGACGACGGCACCCGCGCCGACATCCCCGTGTGCCGCACCCAGGGCGCCGTCCACTGGAAGGCCGACCTCGACGTCGACTGCGACGGACGCGCCGGCCGCCGCTGCAACGGCCGCACGGACCCGGTGTTCCAGAACACGACGGCCTACCAGCAGTCCGACGGGCGGCCGCTGAACGCCGAGACCCTGCCCTACGTCGTCGTGCCCGCCGCCGGCGAGCTCTGGAAACCCGCGCGCTCCGGCATCCGCGCCGGCACCGTCGCGGCCCTCGTCCACAAGGACCGCGTCGTCTACGCCGTCGTCGGCGACGTCGGCCCCGCCGATCTCATCGGCGAGGCCTCCTACGCCGCCGCCCGCGCCCTCGGCGTCGACCCGCACCCCGTGCGCGGCGGCGTCGCCGCCTCGGACGTCACCTACATCCTCTTCCCGGGCCGGACCGTGCGCCCCGTCGAGAGCCACCGCGCCGCCGTCCGGGCCGGACACGCGGCGGCGCGCGAACTGGTCAGCGCCGCCGCCCGGTGA
- a CDS encoding NADPH-dependent 2,4-dienoyl-CoA reductase, with the protein MSRYPHLLAPLDLGFTTLPNRVLMGSMHVGLEEAENGFTRMAAFYAERARGGVGLMVTGGIAPNEAGRPWAGGAKLTTEAEAEQHREVTDAVHAAGGKIAMQILHFGRYAYHEDLVAPSPVQAPISPFPPHELTDAEIEQTVEDFARTAELARAAGYDGVEIMGSEGYLINEFIVAATNHRTDRWGGSYENRVRFPLEIVRRVRERVGSDFIVIYRLSMLDLVPGGSTLEEVVRLAKEIEAAGATIINTGIGWHEARIPTIATSVPRGAYSWVTKKLMGEVSIPLVVVNRINTPEVAEELLADGVADMVSLARPMLADPDFVNKAAEGRSDTINTCIGCNQACLDHTFSGKITSCLVNPRACHETELVLAPTRLKKTVAVVGAGPAGLACAVSAAERGHDVTLLDASGEIGGQLNVARKVPGKEEFDETLRYFRTQLELRGVTVKLNTRVAAEDLTAYDEVVVATGVSPRTPAIDGVDHPSVVGYLDVLRDGAPVGDRVAIIGAGGIGFDVAEYLTDGGEKASQDPATYFRLWGVDMDYTDRGGLKKAERPAPPREVHLIQRKTSKVGAGLGKTTGWIHRTELRHRGVTMVAGATYDRIDDAGLHITVDGEQTLVPVDTVVLCAGQEPQRSLYDDLVAAGRTPHLIGGADVAAELDAKRAIKQGTEVAAGL; encoded by the coding sequence ATGAGTCGTTACCCGCACCTGCTCGCCCCGCTCGACCTGGGCTTCACCACGCTGCCCAACCGCGTCCTGATGGGCTCGATGCACGTGGGCCTCGAAGAGGCGGAGAACGGCTTCACGCGCATGGCCGCCTTCTACGCGGAGCGCGCCCGCGGCGGCGTCGGCCTCATGGTCACCGGCGGCATCGCCCCGAACGAGGCCGGCCGCCCCTGGGCGGGCGGCGCCAAGCTCACCACCGAGGCCGAGGCCGAGCAGCACCGTGAGGTCACCGACGCCGTGCACGCGGCCGGCGGCAAGATCGCGATGCAGATCCTGCACTTCGGCCGGTACGCCTACCACGAGGACCTCGTCGCGCCGAGCCCCGTCCAGGCGCCGATCAGCCCGTTCCCGCCGCACGAGCTCACCGACGCCGAGATCGAGCAGACCGTCGAGGACTTCGCGCGCACCGCGGAGCTCGCCCGGGCGGCCGGCTACGACGGCGTCGAGATCATGGGCTCCGAGGGCTACCTCATCAACGAGTTCATCGTCGCCGCCACCAACCACCGCACCGACCGCTGGGGCGGCTCCTACGAGAACCGCGTCCGCTTCCCGCTGGAGATCGTGCGCCGCGTCCGCGAGCGCGTCGGCAGCGACTTCATCGTCATCTACCGCCTGTCGATGCTGGACCTGGTGCCCGGCGGCTCCACCCTCGAAGAGGTCGTGCGGCTGGCCAAGGAGATCGAGGCGGCCGGCGCCACGATCATCAACACCGGCATCGGCTGGCACGAGGCCCGCATCCCCACCATCGCGACCTCCGTGCCGCGCGGCGCCTACTCCTGGGTGACCAAGAAGCTGATGGGCGAGGTGTCGATCCCGCTCGTCGTGGTCAACCGCATCAACACCCCCGAGGTCGCCGAGGAGTTGCTCGCCGACGGCGTCGCCGACATGGTCTCCCTGGCCCGCCCGATGCTCGCCGACCCGGACTTCGTGAACAAGGCCGCCGAGGGCCGCTCCGACACCATCAACACCTGCATCGGCTGCAACCAGGCCTGCCTCGACCACACCTTCAGCGGCAAGATCACCTCCTGCCTCGTCAACCCGCGCGCCTGCCACGAGACCGAGCTCGTCCTCGCGCCCACCCGCCTGAAGAAGACCGTCGCCGTCGTCGGCGCCGGCCCCGCCGGGCTCGCCTGCGCCGTCTCCGCCGCCGAGCGCGGCCACGACGTGACCCTCCTCGACGCCTCCGGCGAGATCGGCGGCCAGCTGAACGTCGCCCGCAAGGTACCCGGCAAGGAGGAGTTCGACGAGACGCTGCGCTACTTCCGCACCCAGCTCGAACTGCGCGGCGTCACCGTCAAGTTGAACACCCGCGTCGCCGCCGAGGACCTCACCGCGTACGACGAGGTCGTCGTCGCCACCGGCGTCAGCCCGCGCACCCCCGCCATCGACGGCGTCGACCACCCCAGCGTCGTCGGCTACCTCGACGTCCTGCGCGACGGCGCCCCCGTCGGCGACCGCGTCGCGATCATCGGCGCCGGCGGCATCGGCTTCGACGTCGCCGAGTACCTCACCGACGGCGGCGAGAAGGCCAGTCAGGACCCGGCCACGTACTTCCGCCTGTGGGGCGTCGACATGGACTACACCGACCGCGGCGGCCTCAAGAAGGCCGAGCGGCCCGCGCCGCCGCGCGAGGTCCACCTCATCCAGCGCAAGACCTCCAAGGTCGGCGCCGGACTCGGCAAGACCACCGGCTGGATCCACCGCACCGAGCTGCGCCACCGCGGCGTCACCATGGTCGCGGGCGCCACCTACGACCGGATCGACGACGCGGGCCTGCACATCACCGTCGACGGCGAGCAGACCCTCGTACCGGTCGACACCGTCGTGCTGTGCGCCGGACAGGAGCCGCAGCGCTCCCTCTACGACGACCTCGTCGCCGCCGGCCGCACCCCGCACCTGATCGGCGGCGCCGACGTGGCCGCCGAGCTCGACGCCAAGCGCGCCATCAAGCAGGGCACCGAGGTCGCCGCGGGCCTGTGA